The genomic region GAAACATGCCGAAAAGAAGAGCGATACGGAGGAGATTTTTCTTTCGTCATCGAAACGGACGGGTACACTGCCTTTGCAGACTATCTGACCCGTCCTTTGGTCAGAGAGCAGGATAACAGTGACTACCGTTTCGGCCGGGCAACCCACGGTTACCTGCCGCAAAAAGGACCACAGCCGATTTTGGTAGCAAAAGGGCCGGATATCAGAACCAAAACGACCCTAGAAGGCAATCACATCGTAAATGAAGCTCCTACATATGCAAAGTTACTTGGCATCGACCTAGGAGCTACGGACGGACATCCGATCATGGAAATATTACGGTAGAAAAAAGCAACGGGCTGACCGTCAGGCAATACTGTCGGTCAGATATTTTGGCTCCTGCTTTTCTCTCTCTTCCGCTTGTTCGAAGGAAAGACCTTCATGGGACGTTTCCTTTGGAGCTTTACGGGATCTTCCAGTGAATTTGCTTTTCGCAAAGCTCTGTCACTTCTTTTGTCAGAAAGGAAAACAGACCCGAATCCAGCTGAAAAAATACAAGCAATCAACAACCATATCCAAATCCTGGACAATCCGCTGAATGGTAATTTGACATTCATACCATAGAAACTGGTAATGAATGTCGGAAACATCAAGGCAATTGAAATGATGGTCAACCGTTTCATTATCATATTCATATTGTTGCTGATCACAGAACCAAAGACTTCCATGGTACCACGAAGCAAATCAGTATAGATACTTGCCATCGAAATTGCCTGTTTGGTATCGGTAATGGTATCTTCAAGAAAATCTTTTTCCTCTTCACCTGAGAGTTTAAAGAAAGGATATTTCTGCAATTTTTCCAAAAGCATTTCATTCGTGGTAAGGCTGGTCGTAAAGAACACGAGGCTTTTTTGGATCTGCTGCAGTTGCAGTAACTCCCGGTTCATGACGACACCGGAAAGCCTTTCCTCCACCTGATTGCGCTGTCGGTTGATGTACTTCAGGAGTCTGATGTAGACCATGGCAGCCCTTCCCATGATTGAAATGACGAAACCTTCCTTTGTTGCTATGGGATATTGGCGGAAACGTCTTTTTGCAAAATCCTCCAAAACAACGGAATCACTCTGACAAATGGTAATTACCATATTTTCATAAAGCACGATACCTAAAGGAATGGAATATTGATGCAACCCTTCGCAGTCATCATCCTTGGCAGGAAGTCGGACAATCAAGGAAGTATATTCATCTTCCTTTTCGATACGGGCCTGTTCGTCGGGATCAAGTATGTCTGCAAGTAATTCACTGTCAATGGCAAATTCTTCTTCCAGACGGGCTATATCATCCCTGTTGATGTCACGGGCGTCAACCCATGTATACGCTACATTCTGGGACATATCTCCCGGAATCGGCGAAACGACATTATTCCTGATTGTAATCATCTAGCTGTCCTCCCTCGAAGAGCAAATCCTGCTTATGGACAACTGAAGGACCCTGAAACAGACTACAAGGCCTCTCCTGAAGAAGAAAGGATGCTCATCGTTCTTGATATTGTTATTGAAGCAGGCAGAGGTTTACCACTATCGTCCGGCAATGACATACATTCTCCTCCTCTGTGATTGAAAATTCACCATTATCCTAACACAAGTGGAAATCAAAAGAAAGGCAAGAAGGAAAGAAAAAAGCAATTTTCTGAACATATTGGAATTTGATGCAAAAGTGCTTACTATACAGGAAATTAGGTGCCAATTTGCCAATGTAATTGACATCGGAAATGGAATTTCTTACCACTTAATTAAACTATAAGTTTAATTAATTAAGGATTGACAAAGGGAAGAAGGAAAAAGGAACCGGTCGAAGTACATCGCAACAAAATTGCTTCATCGGCAGAAAAACTGTTCAGAGTAAAAGGAATCGAGGGAACCACAATGGATGAAGTTGCTGCAGAAGCTGGCTACAGCAAAGCAACGCTATATGTATATTTCAAAAACAAGCAGGATATCGTACATGTACTGGCACTAAGAGGTATGACCATGCTGCACACGCGTATCTGCACGGTCATTGCATCATGTACAGGAACAGAGGCACAATATATGGCACTTTGTACAGAACTGGTACGATACCAAGAACAGTTTCCCTTTTATTTCACCATCCTCCAGGCAGGCATCACCAAGCATTTTGAAAATTGCACCGAAACCGAGAGAAAAATATTCGAATAAGGAGAACAAATCAACAAAGAGATTGTTTCCCTGCTTGAAACAGGTATCAGAAATGGTAACCTGCACAGCAGCCTCCATATATTACCGACAGTCTTCTTATTTTGGGCAAGCTTATCCAGCGTCATAAGGATGTCAACCGAGAAAAAAGAATACATTGCAAAAGTCATGAAAATGACCAGGCTCGAATTCCTTAAGGAAAGTTTTGAAACGTTGTACAACTCAATCAGGCAGGATAGTTCCGATGGCAAATGAAAAGAACAAAGGTTTACCGGCACTACGGCTTCTGGCAATATCAGGAAGTCCTCATGCAACCGGTACCAGTACATTGATGCTTGACTGTGCAGTCTCCGCTGCAAAAGCAAGAGGATGGCACATCGATGAAATCCATCTATATGACTGCAAAATAAACTGCCTTGGTTGCCGTACTTGTCTCAAGGCTGACAGCTGTGTACAGGATGATGATATCCATCAGATTGCCGACCTATTATCAATGTTGCAGTACTTTCAGCTCCTACGTACCGGGGCAATGTCCCGGCTATCGTAAAAAACAAAAATATCTTTTGCTGACCTCATGCAATGGAAACATTCTTCCGACAGACGGGCATGCAAGCGCTTGGCAGGATCAGCGCTGACGGTATGAGTAAGAAAACAGGGCTCTCTCCTGGTATTGTTCAAAAAATCGAGAGGTATTGGAAATGAAACTGAGCAAACATACCTATTGGTATCTGGTCATCGGGCTCTTACTGCTATCATCTTGCCTATATGGCTTCCACTATACCCATAAGATAGCAGCTTACAGGAAGGCAGTAGCTGAAATTTCCATTTCGGACGTCAATATCCCAGCTATCCCAAATGGTACTTATATCGGCGAATGCAATGTCGACCTGATCTCTGCGAAAGTGCAGGTTACCATGCAGGATGGAAGAATCGTTGATATCATCTTATTGAAACACAAGAATGGCCATGGTACTGCAGCAGAAACCATCCCTGATAAGATTGTCAGTGAACAGCGCATTGACATCGATGCCATTTCCGGTGCTACGAACTCAAGCGAAGTGATAGAAAAAGCAATTGAAAACGCATTGACCTCCGATTTTGAGACGAAATGACCAGCTGCATACCAAGATTTTCTTAATTTTCTGACAGCAAAAAGTAGGCCGGTCACGGTATACGAAGAGTTTCAATCTGCATATACTTCTATGGAGGAGGACAGAACCGATGACAAGAGATGAAGCATTCGCATTATTGAAGAAATACACGAAGAATGAAGCCCTCATTCACCATGGCATGGCCGTCGAGGCAACAATGAAAGCCTTTGCCAAGGAATTGGGAGAAGATGAAGCTTATTGGGGCAATGTAGGCTTGCTGCATGACAT from Spirochaetia bacterium harbors:
- a CDS encoding NAD(P)H-dependent oxidoreductase — its product is MANEKNKGLPALRLLAISGSPHATGTSTLMLDCAVSAAKARGWHIDEIHLYDCKINCLGCRTCLKADSCVQDDDIHQIADLLSMLQYFQLLRTGAMSRLS
- a CDS encoding magnesium transporter CorA family protein; this encodes MITIRNNVVSPIPGDMSQNVAYTWVDARDINRDDIARLEEEFAIDSELLADILDPDEQARIEKEDEYTSLIVRLPAKDDDCEGLHQYSIPLGIVLYENMVITICQSDSVVLEDFAKRRFRQYPIATKEGFVISIMGRAAMVYIRLLKYINRQRNQVEERLSGVVMNRELLQLQQIQKSLVFFTTSLTTNEMLLEKLQKYPFFKLSGEEEKDFLEDTITDTKQAISMASIYTDLLRGTMEVFGSVISNNMNMIMKRLTIISIALMFPTFITSFYGMNVKLPFSGLSRIWIWLLIACIFSAGFGSVFLSDKRSDRALRKANSLEDPVKLQRKRPMKVFPSNKRKREKSRSQNI
- a CDS encoding TetR/AcrR family transcriptional regulator, with protein sequence MTKGRRKKEPVEVHRNKIASSAEKLFRVKGIEGTTMDEVAAEAGYSKATLYVYFKNKQDIVHVLALRGMTMLHTRICTVIASCTGTEAQYMALCTELVRYQEQFPFYFTILQAGITKHFENCTETERKIFE
- a CDS encoding FMN-binding protein, with product MKLSKHTYWYLVIGLLLLSSCLYGFHYTHKIAAYRKAVAEISISDVNIPAIPNGTYIGECNVDLISAKVQVTMQDGRIVDIILLKHKNGHGTAAETIPDKIVSEQRIDIDAISGATNSSEVIEKAIENALTSDFETK